In the genome of Eriocheir sinensis breed Jianghai 21 unplaced genomic scaffold, ASM2467909v1 Scaffold21, whole genome shotgun sequence, one region contains:
- the LOC126990841 gene encoding uncharacterized protein LOC126990841 isoform X5, translating to MEATVDVDVFETAEIVIGEKCVTFRTNVKSKEDFQRWKDLFCMQNRVCFNKYKAYSVGQRKLFRQTLKCHHGIQHKGVKKTYTGCKVLMDVQIKIVHSRSSEQIRDFPCFMMIRGNHNHPLDTAEVLNELRVSACTREMFNNYFSQGMTPGQAYRHHLLKMDLTEDLYDQANKSINPSPKSIEYMWTAWRQSEHGGLNTPSMFDAIKKYADHPELILESRYANDKFSVVLVTPFMMRAHRQLKEAGEVVFVDATSCVDQLNTAVIPFLCAGPAGAVPLAVVFTSSQDEATLTEGFGMVKEVLGAGAFYEKGEPQSFMTDNCDAERKALAVTWPTSQLSLCIFHILQQVWRWLLDSKHGINKNDRQELMAAVKALVYAGSREAFDELLEKSLNNPFAEKYPTFI from the exons ATGGAAGCTACAGTAGACGTGGATGTCTTCGAAACTGCTGAGATTGTGATAGGAGAGAAGTGTGTGACTTTCAGAACAAATGTCAAGAGTAAAGAAGACTTTCAGCGTTGGAAAGATTTGTTTTGTATGCAGAATCGCGTGTGCTTCAACAAGTACAAGGCGTATTCTGTGGGCCAGAGAAAATTGTTCCGCCAGACGCTGAAATGTCACCACGGAATTCAACACAAAGGCGTCAAGAAGACATATACTGG TTGCAAGGTGCTTATGGATGTTCAGATCAAGATTGTGCATTCAAGATCATCTGAACAGATAAGGGATTTTCCATGTTTCATGATGATCAGGGGGAATCACAACCATCCCCTTGACACGGCTGAGGTTTTGAATGAACTGAGAGTTTCTGCATGCACCAGAGAGATGTTCAACAATTACTTCAGCCAAG GTATGACACCAGGTCAAGCATACAGGCACCATTTGTTAAAGATGGACTTAACAGAAGACTTATACGATCAAGCCAATAAGTCTATAAACCCTTCTCCAAAGTCTATTGAATATATGTGGACAGCATGGAGGCAGAGTGAGCATGGAGGACTAAATACCCCATCAATGTTTGATGCAATAAAGAAATATGCAGATCATCCAGAACTCATTCTGGAAAGTAGATATGCAAATGATAAGTTTTCTGTAGTTTTGGTTACCCCCTTCATGATGAGAGCACACAGGCAGCTGAAAGAAGCAGGGGAAGTGGTGTTTGTCGATGCAACGAGCTGTGTTGATCAGCTAAACACAGCAGTTATACCATTCCTTTGTGCTGGACCAGCGGGGGCTGTGCCATTGGCTGTTGTTTTCACCTCCTCTCAAGATGAGGCAACATTAACTGAAG GGTTTGGTATGGTAAAGGAAGTTCTTGGGGCCGGCGCCTTCTATGAAAAGGGAGAGCCACAATCCTTTATGACAGACAACTGTGATGCAGAAAGGAAGGCGTTAGCAGTCACTTGGCCTACTTCCCAGCTATCCCTTTGTATATTTCACATACTGCAGCAAGTATGGCGCTGGCTCCTTGATTCCAAGCACGGCATCAATAAAAATGATCGCCAAGAACTAATGGCTGCAGTAAAAGCTCTTGTTTATGCAGGTTCAAGAGAGGCTTTTGATGAATTGCTGGAGAAGAGTCTAAACAATCCTTTTGCTGAGAAATACCCCACTTTCATATg a